The sequence GGATGCTCTTTTCTCTATTCCCGTAGCTAGACTTGAAGGCATTGCCCTACAAACAGATTCCACCCGCTTTTATCGGTTGGGATTTCAACCTTTCAGATATTTGCTCATGATGAAAAACATTGCAGCTCTATCCAAACCTCACTCCCATTTTAAGGCTCCTTGAACCAGGGTGTTTGATCCAGGCTGTGACTGTCCGAGGATACCAAAATAATCTGATGCAAGTAGAAATCAAGGGAGAGAGAGGGTTTGAAGTTTCAGCCGGTTGCTGCACAAAGGAGCTGCAGATCTAGGGGCTTGGCTCATTTTCAGGTGAAGGCGTAATTCAGTGATTCAAACACCCAGTCTCCATCATAAGGATTATTCGTACAAGGAGATATGATGCTTGTGCAGCCCTGAACGCTTCAGTTTTGCCTCTTTGTGTAAGCTAACGCGGGCTGCAGATCCTGCAGACGCTGCCTGGAGGAAGGACAGTGCTGTAGAGAAGGTGGACTCGGCCCCAGATGTAGTTTAAGTGTCACAGCCCACATGTCCTCCTCcctgagagcagaggaggaacagCATTTCCTGATGGCATAGCCATGCAGGGCATTAATTACCTGCTGCGCTAATTGAATCTATTAATGAGCTAATTTCTTTCTGTGGCCTCCACACATCGGGGCAAGCGGCAGGTTCAATGTTCAGAGACGTGGGTGTGAAGAAGGAGCGGAGCTGAGGCAGGTGGAGGACAGGGCTGTCTCCAGGGCTGGGGATCCCATTCCCAGAGCATCTCAGTCTCCCTCCTTTCGCCAACACTATCACAGCTCGAGTATGACATTCCTTCGTGGGCTTTCTTCCCCCAAATCCCCAGGGCTCTTGCCTCTCTTGTTGCCTTTTTTGATCTCCTTCACATGTACCCCAGTCCCCATGATGAGCTGGAAACAACTGGTGTCATGGGTGCACAGCATGGTGCTGTGGGAAATCAGTGCACTGATGAGCTGAGAAAAGCAGATCCAAACCTAAAAAAACGCTGGTTACGCAATAGCTTTTTCCCTGGCTGGAAAATGGCTTTCTGATATCTAATCCTGGGTTGTTATCTAATTATCTTATACCAGCACACAGACCCCAATTGAGAGTCCTGTAAGAAGACACCGTAAAAGACAGCTCTCTTCCTGACTGGGAAATCAAGAGATTAACTTTCATTATTCCTATTAATAGGATGTTCTTGCTGTTTTTCATGTAAGAGGCTGAATGATTACCCAACACTGTCTCAGTTATAGCAGCTGTCACAATTAATTCTGCAGAACCCACAGCCACGCTACCTGATAGCGGTTCCTCCCACCTCTCTAAAGCAAACTCAACCCTTTCCAGGGCATTTATGGGACACCTTTGAGGAAAACTTGTTTGCATTCATCTCAAGGACCTGACATGCAAGGTGAGGGCTGGCATTTGCATGCAAATCCCGTGCTTGCATAAGGCAACAGAGTTCAAAACCCTCTGGATTAGAGCACATGGATCCAGTGTTTGCACATGATGTGCCTCTTGCATCTCTCAGGTGCCCCAAGTGCATTTTTAGAAGCCAGGCACTAAATATCCTATTTCTTTAACAGGGTTGAGATGTCCCAGAGAAGCCTTAGTcattttttatcttctctctctctctccccagtgCTGACGGTGACTTTGCAGTCACCCACCTGACCAAGGCCCACCTCTTCTATGATGGGAGAATTAAATGGATGCCACCTGCTATCTATAAAAGCTCCTGCAGCATCGATGTTACCTTCTTCCCCTTCGACCAGCAAAACTGCACAATGAAGTTTGGCTCTTGGACCTATGACAAAGCCAAGATAGACTTGGTGAGCATGCACAGTCATGTGGACCAGCTGGACTACTGGGAGAGCGGGGAATGGGTCATCATCAACGCTGTGGGCAATTACAACAGCAAGAAATACGAATGCTGCACAGAGATCTACCCTGATATAACTTACTCCTTCATTATCCGGAGGCTGCCACTGTTCTACACAATCAATCTGATCATCCCCTGCCTGCTGATCTCCTGCCTGACTGTCCTGGTCTTCTACCTGCCCTCCGAGTGTGGAGAGAAGATAACCTTGTGCATCTCCGTGCTGCTGTCCCTCACTGTGTTCCTGCTGCTCATCACAGAGATCATCCCATCTACCTCCTTGGTCATCCCTTTGATTGGAGAGTATCTTCTCTTCACCATGATTTTTGTTACCTTGTCTATCATCATCACTGTCTTTGTGCTCAATGTGCACCACCGTTCCCCGCGTACCCACACGATGCCTGACTGGGTGAGGAGGATCTTCCTTGACATAGTCCCACGCCTCCTCTTCATGAAACGTCCCTCAACAGTGAAAGACAATTGCAAGAAGCTCATTGAATCCATGCACAAAATAACTAATACACCAAGGCTTTGGTCCGAGATTGACGTGGAACCCAACTTCACTACCTCATCTTCCTCCAGCCCCCAGAGTAACGAGCCATCACCCACATCTTCCTTCTGTGCCCACCTCGAGGAGCCAGCCAAGCCTCAGCCTATCTGCAAGTCCCCTTCTGGGCAGTACTCTGTGCTGCACCCAGAGCCTGTGCAGGTGACCTGCTCCTCTCCACAACCCTCATGCCACCCCCTGAGTGACACCCAGACCACCTCCGTCTTGAAAGGCAGATCACTAAGTGTTCAGCAGATGTACAGCCCCAAtaaggcagaggaagggagTATCCGCTGTAGGTCCCGGAGCATCCAGTATTGCTATCTGCAAGAGGACTCTTCCCAGACCAATGGCCAATCCACTGGCTCTCCAGCATCCCAGCGGTGCCACCTAAATGAAGAGCAGCCCCAGCAAAAGCCCCCTCAGTGCAAGTGTAAATGCAAAAAGAGCGAGGCAGCTGGCACGCCAGCTCAAGGGAGGAAGACTCACAGTGCCAAAGAGCAACATCTTGTGTTGATGTCCCCAGCCCTGAAGCTGGCAGTGGAAGGGGTTCACTACATCGCAGACCACCTGCGAGCAGAAGACGCGGATTTCTCAGTAAGTACACTAACTCAGCCTGCACTCCTTGGGTAATTCAAAAACTATCTGCTAAGGAAGCCTCACCAAACCCGGGGGCTATACAGAGACTATACTTGCTGATGCCATCCCTGATATTGTGGCTTTTGAACACATTGGCCACTATAGGCACAGCTGGAGACTTTGTCCTTGGGGTCCTGGCAGGCACATGGGCCAAGGGTGTAGCACAGCTAGACCACGCTCAGGGCTGCTCTAGAGCAATAGGATTCTCCAGCAGAAAATAGGAGTAAAGTTGTTGTTAGGTAGGAAGGAAGCAGCCAAGGTTGTGAAAGAGACCCAAAAAGCAGTCATCTGGTGGGAACGCAGCAGGCTTATTCTTTATCGAGAAGCTTCTGACAGACAGGGAATTCACACTCTCTGTTTTTTATTAAGCATTGACTCTGTGCTGAGCCTAGGAAAGCAAATTCCCCAAATAGGATGTGGATGTGGGAAGCGCGTAGTAGCATGGGGATGTTGCAGGGTATGTTTAGCTCTGTGAGATGCGATTCCTCATTCGTGGACTTCCACTGGAGCAGTTGGCTCTGTGGGCGGACAGACAAATTTCACGCTTACTCTGAAGGGGTAAATATGGCtacaaacagagaagggaagTAGTGgctgaaagcatttcttttaatgGAGATGGTGATGCACATACAAATGCCACATCCTTTCACGCCTCTTGTAGCTCTTCCATACTATGGATACGGTGTGCTAGCTAATTATGGCGATAATGAAAGAAGCCACAAGATAACCTGAAGTTAGTGTTCTCGCTCAAGAAAAGTCTTATCTAGCTTTTCCTAGAGGGAACCGTCAGCAAAAAGGACTTTTTCAGCTGTGCTTACAGTTTGATTTTCTTAAGACTCATAGTGCAAGTCGTAGTGCTTTTATGCAAGACTTCCTGGCCATGAAGAGTAtctttatatttgcatttttcacagcactgagcacttagcagcagcaacaaaagaTGAAGTGCATTTATATAGTCTTTGGTAGCACAGTCTGAGAGGCCTCTGTTCTTTAATGTATTTCACTTCATGACATCCCTTTGAGGAAGTAACTGTTTATTCCTCGTTTTGAGGAGTGACAGCCAAAATACAGAGATGAGGTGACCTGTTCAAGGTCACAGAACAAATCTGTGGCAGAGATGGGCTGTGAATCCCCATCTTCATTAGCTGACAGCCCAGGACTTTTTGCAGGGCTAAAGCACTTCACAAGCACATTAGGACTGCAGGAATTAAattctgctctctcctcctagcaAATAAGCACAAGTAAATCCATGGAAGTCGGTTGATTTTAACTCCCTTGTTTCCCCCTGGTGCAAATGAAAGAATATTACACCAATAATACTTCCCATTTCAACTGGTTCTCTTTCTGCTAAGCTTGTTGATATCATCAAGAACTGAGCAGATGAATATCTCAGGTTCTTTCCTTTTAATCCATAATTGcaactttctttaaaatggaaacagtcTTCAGAAGCCACAAACTTTCTTCTTATACCCTCCACTACTCTCCCCTCTTGAAATGAAGTGATTATCCTCAGAAAGCTATTTACAGCACTGAACatcaaaggcagaagaaaaggagcagTTCTGAGGGCTCTTGACCAGacctcctgccagcccaggcTGTGAGCAAAGGCACCAGGAAAACACCCAGTGATGAGTGGAGAGGGGTCACCCCCAGGACCACCGATGCTCCCCAGGAAGAGCCTGCAAACCTGCCCccagttttctgctctttctcagCAGTTGTGGTTGGCACAATAGGCAGAGGTTGGGCTTTCAGATTTGGGGGACAATTGCTGAGCCTGCTCTGAGGttatactattttctttttctgattccCAGTAATGTCAAgtgggaaaacacatttttttgtcCAGGTGGAAAGGACAAAGAAGGAGGAAACATGATCTTCTGGAACTGAAATTTACTGTAAAGAGCAGAACTGATCtaataaaatgagaatttattggggaaaaaaaaaatcagtactcaggaatttgctttcatcttaaaaTCAAATTGTAGCATTTCTTCATGGAAGTCTTCAACAAATCTATCAGCAGGCACCTCTGatgcagctgcagcccctgggaCACGCTGTCTCTTGGGTAATATTTTCAGAGACATGCACCTTCCCAGAACGAGAACAGAGCTGCTTTTGAagttcctgtctttttttctaaagggCATTGCCACAGGGGCAGTGCTTctaaattaaaagtaaatagCTCATTTAATTAAGTGcttcagcaaagagaaaatgggaaatgcAAGAGGCAGTTGTTTGTTACAAACAGATATCTGCAAATAATACGAGCACAATGGTACGCTGGGGAAAATGCAAGGCCGAATTGTCTCAGCATATGATAGAAATGCcattagaaattaattacaGACTGAGAAGCAAAACAAGTTGCATGTCACACACGAGCCAAAATAACCAGACACCAACAGCACCGTCTGGAAAGCCTTGTCGTCCTCATGCCTGAGTGCATCTCTGGGCTAGTCTAATTAGGAGACTTTGAagacagcttaaaaataaaatgggagaGAATGTAGCTGAGGGGGAGGAAACACGGGATAATCtcactggtttatttttaacaaaacacaataaaaccACCCGGGACTGCTCTAATCTGTGTTGCAGGCTCTGGGTCCTGGGGATCAGACATCACCAAGGCAGCTCAACCCTCCACTCAAACCCTGGGGCAGgatgccctgctcctgctgctcagaCCTGCACGGAGCTGGACCAGGGAAGAGCTGCAGATTCCCTTAGTTTTGGGGaatttgggggtgggggagtcAGCTGGTTCCTGCCCCTGATCCTTTCCCAAAAATAGTTTTGAGTGAGCTGCTTAAAAACTAATCAAAATCCAGCTCAGGAGTTGGGGTGGCAGATGTTGACAGCTGCATGGATGTAGTCAGAGAAGCCTCTGTGGATCATGCTCCACGTGAGATGCTGGACCACAGGGAAATGATACAGTGCtgtcagaaagcaaaacaaaacaaaccaaaaaaaatccagataattttattttcttttcctcctacaGTTTTTTTGCCATTGTCTCTCCATAATTTCCAATTTCACCCTTCTGCGCTCTCAGTCTGAAGCTGGATACTGATTTTGCAAACATCTGATGCAGTCCCAGCCATCATTTTCAAGATGGGCTGAGTATTTATGCATACACCATTACATTTGAAAGCCAATTTCTGTTGACCTTTTCAAGTTGTTCCTCTTCTCctattttccccttcttttctcaaaaagaaactctagttcatttcttttctttgtatgaTCTAGCACTTTTACTAGCATGAATACtcaaaaaaagcttattttgcCAGAATGGGGCACTATTTACTCAATCCAGCTTTCCAGTTGGACATCAGATGgtaaatttcagattttctttacaCATTGGTTGCGTTATGACACCCTAAACCCGTAAACACAATCATTTAGATCTTGCTTAGCTGGCCTTCTCACCAGGAATTTTAAGCATCAGAGACTCTCTCCAACTCTCAGCAAGTGATGAATAGATCAGAAAATGTACAGCGAAGGGGAGTTATCCACTGAGACCTTATCCTTGGGATGAgagaattcttttttatttcaagggTCACTGTTTCTTTTACTCTCCCTAATTATAGATGGATGTGCTAAGGGCTGTACAATCATAAAACAACATGGTTTCCTCCAAGAAGATAACAAGCTTCAGGATGAACCTCTGCCTATTGAACAGTACAGACCTGCTTAACTTAGTGCTGTTTTTAAAGGGGGTAAAATTATCCgttgcacaaaaatatttaactgattcttacacttttgaaaatgttcagaTATTCCTGAAATTTAAGATGCTTTGTTCAGAGAACAAATGATGGGCAAATATGATATGCTCTCCAGTGCGTGCCTCATTTCCCAATTTACAAAGCTGCTCAAGGAGCCAGAGCGATACCAGATGATTTAATGGTCCAACCAAGCAGTCCACATGGCAAATAACGAGAGGCGTAGTTAAAGAGCTCAATTTGCTGGCGTTGCTTCAGCTGAACATTGCCTGCATTGAGGCACGCAGTGATGACAGGTACTCTGCAAATACACTGGAAGATTCATGGTCAGTTTGTGAAGGGTTCAGCACGCCAAAATGAGGTAAATGCACATACCTTACCTGCAAGGAATTACTCTCTTAGCTCGATAAAATGTCACAACATTGGTTACAGAAGCCAGGGTTGTATATTCTCTCCCTCTGACACATCATGATTTCTCTGTACCACCCACAAGGTATAAGATAAAACTTAGCGGTGCATCCATGACTGACGAAGAAAGAGAAGACTCAAGGTGAGTTTTCAGAGTCACTGGGTTGTGCTCAGAGCTTGTTTGTTTGGTGCTCGACAGATCATAATATTTTAGGACCTGATGTTGCCACTGTACCTCTGAAAACATCCTCTGCTGCAAATGGCTATTTCATTGATATTTGGATTGTTTCCCTtaccaaaattaattttcagcataatcagcaaatcctttaaaaaaaaaaaatcaagccaggTCTCATACAAATTGTGTTTTAGCTCACACCTACTGTTCTGGGCTACTCCCTTATTATTGTCTGTTTAAAGCAAATGTAGGATCTGTGGATGAAAAGGCCTGTACCATTAGTGTAACATTATTATTGTACTGTGCTTTTCACGCGTGCTACAGCCCAGCGCACGTGGCAGTTTTGGGCAGGGTGAAGCCACTGTTTGCTCAGGGTCACAGACTGGTAGGTGCAATAAAGCAGCCCCAGCAAAGCTCAGCCTTCTCACACCACACTCCTGACTTGCTGCAATCGCGGCCACCAGAGAGGTTTGAGCTAGCTCCTGCTGAGATGTTTTCCCTGGAGAGCGAGGCAGCGTGCCAAATTTCAGCCCTCGGGTCTATTAATCACCAAGCTGTATATTGTAGGAAATTATAATGGGTACAGCCGTAACAAATAAAACTTCGCCATCTGATCAGTCCTCTTCctgggaaagaaattaataacaGCAGTGTAATAAAAGAGGTTTTCATATGTATGTGGTTTCTTACTTAATGAAATAGCCATTTACAATTCTTGCCTGATGGTATTAATAAGTACTAGACCTCCCCAGAGAGGAATTGCTGGAAAATCCTCCCACAGCAAGgcaaaagtgggaaaaaaagcagggtGAGGAAGGCCACTTCTTCTATTTGCTGGTTCATTTCCACTGCTTACTCACCCAAAGCTGTAAATCCCTTCTCAGAAAGAGTTTGGCTTCATTCATCTGTAAGCAAATCTGTTTACGAGCATGAGGAAACAagacatttctttcctctcccaccCTCCCCAGCTTGAATCGCAGCCTCGTCTACACACCCAGTTACAGCTGTTGCTCATGGAAAATGGGATAGTGAGTGTGCAGACGAGCTTAATTATCCACAGGCGTATGTCATCCCTGGGGAGCTGTGAACAGGGTTTGCAATTGCACATGCACACCCACACAGTCTGGGAAACTGTCTCCCACATCAGCAATTGATAGAATAAATCTTTGCCATCATATAGGGACACTAAATGTAAGCGAGACTTTCCCCTCCTATCTCTGGGCTTGAATTAAAATATCCTATTTTGGAATAAAGCACTAATAGTCTTCGTAAGATTTAATCtcaaataaacattaataatcAGCCTTTCACCTCTGTGTTCCCAGGTGAAGGAAGACTGGAAGTACGTTGCCATGGTCATTGACAGGATCTTCCTCTGGATGTTCATCATTGTGTGTTTGCTGGGAACTGTTGGTCTCTTCCTCCCACCGTGGCTGGCAGGAATGATCTAAATACAGCCACATAAGGAATAACGTATATCCTAGTCTATGGACTTTAGTTCACctggaaggagaggagcagagagatGGAGGCAGCCCTTTGAATAATTTACTGTGTGTCTGCGCTCGAGCTGCTCCAGAGCTCTCTGGGAATACTTTCTGAGGTCGCATCGTTTTGCCAAGCCATTTTCATCTCCTCCATCTAATTTAGGGGAAAAGTTCTTATTAAAGTTTGTACATAGCATGGTGGCATTCATTGGCATATACCCAGCAATGTAAGAACACGAGCTTGGTCCCTAAAGCAGCACATAAAGAGGCTTCGCATCTACAAACCAGCCCCTGGTAAATTAGCTCCAGTCATCTTCGGAGGTCTCAGTGTGCCCTGCCTGGTAATTTTGCCTTGTTAAACTGAAGTGGTTCAGGACTGCGTGTCCCTGTATGagtcattttataaataaagttCCAGATTTGGGATACCTGTGTAGGATGTGGTCTGTGGTCAGCTGGTAAAGATGGACAGACTGGCAAGGCTGAAGGAATTCCTCAAGGCAGCTCAGCCCCTTTGGGACCAACAGTGATCATTAGCTCACCAAAACACAACAGCTGCCGTCTTTACACTGCCAGAGTTTACTTTGGCTAATGTTCTTCGGAAGCCATGGGGATTACAGCTGAGTGAGGATCATGCAAATGAAGGGAGGAGTTCAGGTTAAGATTCAGACTGTGTTGGTAACACTTCAGTGTGCTTTCAAGGGAAATTTCCTGGATCTAAGTTATGGCTGCTGCAAAATAGCAGAGGGTCACCCCGAGCTGAAAAACCCTTGCTGTAGGTAGGGAGGGTACTTAGAGATGGGGAAGGCACAGCAGAAATCCAGAACAGTGGAGCTaccttctgccttttctctgcaTGCATTTGCAGCTGCAGGAGTGACCACACGGACAGACCGTGAGTCTGTGCAGCTCAGCATCTCCTCTGCTGGTACTTACAGAGTACCAGCACAGTATATGCCCATCCTCGTTGCTGATTGCTGGGTGCCAGGTgtgctcagcacagcagcacccagcccagTGCCTCCCTGCTCACTTCAGAGGTCTCATAGGCAGAAGGGCTTATAAACAGCTTACCACAGTGtgcaagaaaaaggagagataGTCTAAAAATACAGGCTTCCCCCAGGACCTTGCATGACTCAAagcccaggctggcagctgAGGGGCTCTGGGCTTCACCCAGCATCTCCTCCGCACCCCACAGCTGGGATCAGCATGCACGGGACTGTCTGGCACCGTGAAGGTCACTGCTAGGCAGCTCTGGCTAGCCCAGAGCTTTGGAGAACGCACACGGGGcgaggcaggcagctgcctggaggCCAGCACAGAGGGTCCCTGGGGTAGGTGACCCCCAGGTGATGTGTGGCACCCCTACGCAGTAGCCTGGCACAGGAGGCTGGCTCATGCCacacagcagagagctgcacaGGCTTGTGACAGCAACGCTGGAACCGAACCGATACAGTTTTAAGAGACTTCTTTGAAATACAAGTTACTGCATCCAGTCCGAGCAATACAGGCTAAAAATCAATGCAGTGATCAGCCTGTTTGGCCTCATCTAAGAAGCTGCAACTGACGTCTGTGTTCATAGACTCGGCCAAGTGCTTAAAATGTGTAAGGCTCACAAAAACATAGAGTAGCTGTGGCTTGGGCCAGTTCCACGAAGGGCTCTGCTGGCAGGcgcggggagggagggtgagggagttggagctgctgctgcctctttgtttgttttcagaataaagAGAGACCCAGTCTTTGGAGATGCTAATTTATCCCTTTTCACAGTCAGTGAGTTTGCTTATggcaatgaaaggaaaacaaacagtcAAACATCTTCAAGGTCTAGTGCATAAATGTACCAGCGCAGCTGCATCACAGCAGCCACACGCCACGGAGGGGAACGGGCTATGGTGGGTGCTGCGGACAGGCTGGGCTCACGGAAGGGGTCTGAACCCTCTCCAGCACCTTTTTGCATTTCAAGTGCATGAAGGTGGGATGATTTCTGACCCTGGGAGTTGCTGGCTCAGGGGTATCATTATTGTCAGACTGCAGTCATGCTCATGAGCTCCCACtgcaacctcctcctcctcctccctctcccgAGTCCATGAGCACCAACAGCAACAGAGCAGGTGGGAGGCCTGGCTGTGCATGCACATTTTTAGCAATAAAACCACATACACTTACCAGCTGAGGCTGGAGAGTCAGCGGCAGCTCGAGCCTCTGCTCACGTCTCCCAGTGAACGTGGGCTCAGGCAGCAGCGGAGCGATGGCCAGAGCAGACCAGGGGTGAGGACCACTAAGGTGAGGGTGGGTGTACGGCAAGAGCTGCTGTTGGGCTGCTGCCTAATGGAAGGGAATGATTTGGGGGTAGCAGGGGAATTGATAAAGGTTTAAGAACAGATTTAAGAGCCAAATGTTTAAAGTGGTATGTTGGGAAGTTCAGTAGGGGCAGGCATAGGCTGTACTTCATTCCCAGCAAAGGGCCCATCTCCCATCTTCACCTTTTCTGCAAAAAGTTATTGCCAGTGCACACAGTGTGAACTGCAGCGTCTCGAGGGGAGCGTGGCACTGTGACAGCAATGGAGCAGGACCGCCTGGCAAGGACTGGAAACTGCACTGCAGCCCcatgcaggaggaggaaagagccaCACACGTCTGCTCCATTAGCACATCAAAAATATCAGGTGTGATGAGGAGTGCTAAGGATGTGGTTGTGTCCCTGAAGAGT comes from Nyctibius grandis isolate bNycGra1 chromosome 19, bNycGra1.pri, whole genome shotgun sequence and encodes:
- the CHRNA4 gene encoding neuronal acetylcholine receptor subunit alpha-4, which encodes MGFLVSKGNLLLLLCASVFPAFGHVETRAHAEERLLKKLFSGYNKWSRPVANISDVVLVRFGLSIAQLIDVDEKNQMMTTNVWVKQEWHDYKLRWDPQEYENVTSIRIPSELIWRPDIVLYNNADGDFAVTHLTKAHLFYDGRIKWMPPAIYKSSCSIDVTFFPFDQQNCTMKFGSWTYDKAKIDLVSMHSHVDQLDYWESGEWVIINAVGNYNSKKYECCTEIYPDITYSFIIRRLPLFYTINLIIPCLLISCLTVLVFYLPSECGEKITLCISVLLSLTVFLLLITEIIPSTSLVIPLIGEYLLFTMIFVTLSIIITVFVLNVHHRSPRTHTMPDWVRRIFLDIVPRLLFMKRPSTVKDNCKKLIESMHKITNTPRLWSEIDVEPNFTTSSSSSPQSNEPSPTSSFCAHLEEPAKPQPICKSPSGQYSVLHPEPVQVTCSSPQPSCHPLSDTQTTSVLKGRSLSVQQMYSPNKAEEGSIRCRSRSIQYCYLQEDSSQTNGQSTGSPASQRCHLNEEQPQQKPPQCKCKCKKSEAAGTPAQGRKTHSAKEQHLVLMSPALKLAVEGVHYIADHLRAEDADFSVKEDWKYVAMVIDRIFLWMFIIVCLLGTVGLFLPPWLAGMI